A stretch of Desulfovibrio subterraneus DNA encodes these proteins:
- a CDS encoding class I SAM-dependent methyltransferase, producing the protein MWDKDTVRRYEEWFDTQEGSFALRAEKRLLEYLVSGWPRRGHSFLEVGCGPGMILEMMYETGFDVTGLDASPAMLAAARKRMGTRADLHVGNAEHLPFGDNQFDYVALLTVLEFVEDPMRALEEAFRVAARGVIVTMLNKWSFYYLSHGIRCCGHHSGVLREATWYTPVRMRSMVRKAAGNKPFTMRSVLPGPFITWKHTLPWRFVNTLLLPYGLGSYTGIRVDLCDIETVTPLMARTKAVAPPNPIASP; encoded by the coding sequence ATGTGGGACAAGGATACGGTACGTCGCTACGAAGAGTGGTTCGACACGCAGGAAGGCTCTTTTGCCCTGCGCGCTGAAAAACGCCTGCTGGAATATCTGGTTTCCGGCTGGCCCCGTCGCGGCCATTCGTTTCTTGAGGTGGGGTGCGGTCCCGGCATGATACTGGAGATGATGTACGAGACCGGGTTTGACGTAACCGGACTGGATGCATCACCGGCCATGCTTGCCGCCGCGCGCAAGCGAATGGGCACCCGCGCCGACCTGCATGTGGGTAACGCCGAGCACCTGCCCTTTGGTGACAACCAGTTCGACTACGTTGCGCTGCTTACCGTGCTGGAATTTGTGGAAGACCCCATGCGGGCGCTGGAAGAAGCCTTCCGGGTTGCCGCGCGCGGGGTTATCGTCACCATGCTCAACAAGTGGTCCTTCTACTACCTCTCCCACGGCATACGCTGCTGCGGCCATCATAGCGGCGTTCTGCGTGAAGCAACCTGGTACACGCCGGTACGTATGCGCTCCATGGTACGCAAGGCAGCGGGCAACAAGCCCTTCACCATGCGCTCGGTGCTGCCCGGTCCCTTTATCACCTGGAAGCACACCCTGCCGTGGCGCTTCGTCAATACGCTCCTGCTGCCCTATGGGCTCGGCTCGTACACGGGCATCAGGGTAGATTTGTGCGACATAGAAACTGTCACCCCGCTCATGGCCCGCACCAAGGCGGTTGCGCCCCCCAACCCCATCGCCAGCCCGTAA
- a CDS encoding DMT family transporter has product MRRPDAAMIPSIALCTAMILWGSSYIAMKVAVTAYHPMVVMAGRLFLGSCTFALGWRYLRNIRIRRQDWKPLLLMALCEPCIYFLLEGYAMRYTTASQAGMIVSSLPIFVALGAFFFLGERLSARVWTGFFIAMGGVIWLSLGSVATETAPNPLLGNTLEALAMASASVYVIIAKRLSAHYPPVFITAAQCFAGTIFFVPLLFMPFTELPTHVDIPAIISTAYLGTVITIGAYGLYNYGVSKLPAGQASAWGNLIPVAALIMGHVFLNESLTTPQYAASGLVLVGVYLSQK; this is encoded by the coding sequence ATGCGCAGACCAGATGCCGCCATGATTCCTTCCATTGCCCTGTGCACAGCCATGATCCTCTGGGGCAGCTCCTACATCGCCATGAAGGTGGCCGTAACCGCCTATCACCCTATGGTTGTCATGGCCGGACGCCTCTTCCTCGGCAGCTGCACATTTGCTCTCGGGTGGCGCTATCTGCGCAACATACGCATCCGCCGTCAGGACTGGAAGCCGCTGCTGCTCATGGCGCTGTGCGAGCCCTGCATCTATTTTCTTCTGGAAGGCTATGCCATGCGCTACACCACCGCATCGCAGGCAGGCATGATTGTCTCGTCACTCCCCATTTTCGTGGCTCTCGGCGCTTTCTTCTTTCTTGGTGAACGGCTTTCCGCACGGGTATGGACAGGATTTTTCATTGCCATGGGCGGTGTCATATGGCTATCCCTCGGCAGCGTTGCCACGGAAACAGCCCCCAACCCCCTTCTCGGCAACACTCTGGAAGCCCTGGCCATGGCGTCCGCCTCGGTCTATGTGATCATTGCCAAACGCCTCTCAGCACACTACCCCCCTGTATTCATCACGGCTGCCCAGTGTTTTGCAGGAACAATCTTCTTTGTCCCCCTGCTGTTCATGCCTTTTACCGAGCTTCCCACGCATGTTGATATACCGGCCATAATCAGCACCGCCTATCTTGGCACGGTCATCACCATCGGCGCATACGGGCTGTATAATTACGGTGTCAGCAAGCTGCCCGCAGGGCAGGCCAGCGCATGGGGCAACCTCATTCCTGTTGCTGCGCTCATCATGGGGCATGTGTTTCTGAACGAATCACTCACCACCCCGCAGTACGCTGCTTCCGGCCTGGTTCTGGTCGGCGTTTACCTGAGCCAAAAGTAA
- the der gene encoding ribosome biogenesis GTPase Der: MYPKIALIGRPNVGKSTLFNRLIRSNRAITHDRPGVTRDRMEGTVKRNGRTWTVIDTGGIHLDENHDATEGPIELRGFEAEILRQTQEAMSECVALCLVVDGRDGLLPFDRRLADYVRRSGLPVLLAVNKVDGGELEDMLTAEFHELGLPMVAMSGEHGFNMRGFEEDLQSLLPPEDEWEAKEEEAGLKIAMLGRPNAGKSSLVNSITGGNRMIVSDVAGTTRDSVDVTYSIDGKRYTFVDTAGVRRRSKIVDSVERYSVNSSIKSSTKAHVTVLVLDGQEGLTQQDKRLIDLLDERKTPFMVVVNKIDLVKQNELAAVKKVYKDALSYSSHIPILYVSALTRANLKRIIPLAEQIWSECHVRVPTGLLNRTLEAIVTKQQPPVVNRVRPKFFYMTQAETNPPTFVFFVNDADRMKDAYIRYMERSLRKMFKIEHAPVRVRFRSSHTKREKKR, encoded by the coding sequence ATGTATCCCAAAATAGCACTCATCGGACGCCCCAACGTAGGCAAATCCACCCTGTTCAACAGACTCATCCGCAGCAATCGCGCCATAACCCATGACCGTCCGGGCGTTACCCGCGACCGCATGGAAGGCACGGTCAAGCGCAACGGCCGCACGTGGACCGTCATTGATACCGGCGGCATCCATCTGGATGAGAACCACGACGCCACCGAAGGTCCCATCGAACTGCGCGGATTCGAGGCGGAAATCCTGCGCCAGACGCAGGAAGCCATGTCCGAATGCGTGGCGCTGTGCCTTGTGGTGGACGGCCGTGACGGCCTGCTGCCCTTTGACCGCCGCCTTGCCGATTACGTGCGCAGAAGCGGCCTGCCGGTACTGCTGGCTGTAAACAAGGTGGACGGCGGCGAGCTGGAAGACATGCTCACGGCTGAATTTCACGAGCTGGGCCTGCCCATGGTTGCCATGTCCGGCGAGCACGGCTTCAACATGCGCGGATTCGAGGAAGACCTGCAGAGCCTGCTGCCCCCCGAAGACGAGTGGGAAGCAAAGGAAGAAGAAGCGGGCCTCAAGATTGCCATGCTGGGACGCCCCAACGCGGGCAAGTCTTCGCTGGTGAACTCCATTACCGGCGGCAACCGCATGATCGTTTCCGACGTTGCAGGCACCACCCGCGACTCGGTGGACGTGACCTATTCCATAGACGGCAAGCGCTACACCTTTGTGGACACCGCAGGCGTGCGCCGCCGCTCGAAGATTGTCGACTCCGTCGAACGCTACAGCGTCAACTCTTCCATCAAGTCCAGCACCAAGGCCCACGTGACCGTGCTTGTTCTTGACGGGCAGGAAGGCCTGACCCAGCAGGACAAGCGCCTTATCGACCTGCTTGATGAGCGCAAGACCCCCTTCATGGTTGTGGTCAACAAAATTGACCTTGTGAAGCAGAACGAACTGGCCGCCGTGAAAAAGGTGTATAAGGACGCACTGAGCTACAGCTCGCATATTCCGATCCTGTATGTCTCCGCACTGACCAGAGCCAACCTCAAGCGTATTATCCCGCTTGCCGAGCAGATCTGGAGCGAGTGCCATGTGCGCGTGCCCACCGGCCTGCTCAACCGCACGCTGGAAGCCATTGTCACCAAACAGCAACCGCCCGTGGTGAACCGCGTGCGTCCCAAATTCTTCTACATGACGCAGGCAGAAACCAATCCGCCCACCTTCGTTTTCTTCGTGAACGATGCGGACAGGATGAAGGATGCCTACATCCGCTATATGGAACGTTCACTGCGCAAGATGTTCAAGATCGAACACGCCCCCGTGCGCGTGCGCTTCCGTTCCAGCCACACCAAGCGCGAAAAGAAGCGATAG
- a CDS encoding VgrG-related protein, with protein MQINPLAMGQVTSYIDRLKQHGGQAGGNPFSLGTSNKVLGSRFDELLNDPMVQMGQGNAVQDFLGIGSGKNPNDMSALDSAMFGSMNLTNVKALATLTKVLGDEANPFASMFRTMTAPEGSAIRMAVAPPPDAAGGAAGPYGEMAAALREMQSAQSVEASPDVDMARATRNVTDGQLMGVGHRTAEPFRPGALAALFESGSDGGISAIGYDRRGGTSYGKYQLSSRAGTMDAFINYLDSQAPDIASQLKKAGRANTGSRFGNMPAAWKQVAQTQPERFEALQDKFVHSNHFSPAFRAISKAMNIDSMPQALQEVLFSTAVHHGPTGAVRIFAKAFGRTGGFDESKEADFIRNVYSIRQRQFTSSTEGVQSAVKGRLGDELRMALSMLEQGDMA; from the coding sequence ATGCAGATCAATCCACTCGCCATGGGTCAAGTGACCAGCTATATCGACCGCCTCAAGCAACACGGGGGGCAGGCGGGTGGTAATCCGTTCAGTCTGGGAACCAGCAATAAGGTCCTCGGATCGCGCTTTGACGAGCTGCTGAACGACCCCATGGTCCAGATGGGGCAGGGCAATGCCGTGCAGGACTTTCTGGGCATAGGCTCAGGAAAGAACCCCAACGACATGTCGGCGCTGGATAGCGCCATGTTCGGGAGCATGAACCTGACCAACGTCAAAGCTCTGGCTACGTTGACCAAGGTTCTTGGCGATGAGGCAAATCCCTTCGCGTCCATGTTCAGAACCATGACAGCCCCGGAAGGCAGCGCCATTCGCATGGCGGTTGCCCCGCCTCCTGATGCGGCTGGCGGCGCAGCCGGTCCCTACGGTGAAATGGCGGCTGCGTTGCGCGAAATGCAGTCTGCGCAGTCGGTGGAGGCTTCGCCGGATGTTGATATGGCACGCGCAACCCGTAACGTGACAGACGGGCAGCTGATGGGGGTCGGACACAGGACTGCCGAGCCTTTCAGGCCCGGTGCTTTGGCTGCACTGTTCGAATCCGGTTCGGACGGCGGCATTTCAGCCATAGGGTATGACAGGCGCGGCGGCACTTCGTATGGCAAATACCAGCTGTCATCACGCGCAGGCACCATGGATGCCTTCATCAACTATCTGGACAGTCAGGCGCCGGATATTGCCTCGCAACTGAAAAAGGCGGGGCGGGCTAACACAGGTTCCCGGTTCGGCAATATGCCGGCTGCATGGAAACAGGTGGCACAAACCCAGCCTGAGCGTTTTGAAGCCCTGCAGGACAAGTTTGTGCACAGCAACCATTTTTCGCCTGCCTTCAGGGCCATCAGCAAGGCAATGAATATCGATTCCATGCCACAGGCGTTGCAGGAAGTGTTGTTCTCAACGGCCGTCCATCATGGTCCTACGGGAGCGGTACGTATCTTTGCAAAGGCATTCGGCAGAACCGGCGGCTTTGATGAAAGCAAGGAAGCCGACTTTATCCGCAACGTATACTCCATACGTCAGCGCCAGTTCACCTCGTCGACCGAAGGCGTGCAGAGCGCTGTGAAGGGGCGGCTGGGTGATGAACTGCGCATGGCATTGAGCATGCTTGAACAAGGCGATATGGCCTAG
- a CDS encoding SAM-dependent methyltransferase, whose product MQFENTTIYLAPRGYEEDLAKELSNVVAQRGRLFVAEGAPQQVVWAQNVWLEPQAITIDSIGDAARKLKAIQRNWWLHSADHHRRAKLIQDKLPHVSAKPLTFGTRPPEGQLGSWTLWDENLVVASARCSSPFPDGEVIFVEDKDVPPTRAYLKLWELFTLLEVRPQPGELCLDLGSCPGGWSWVLAELGAKVFSIDKSPLADHIARNPNINWCSGSAFALDPRHAGKVDWLFSDVICYPDRLLEMVRRWMEFGECRNFVCTVKLQGDDYMTAVRDFAAIPGSRLMHLSANKHELTWVKLG is encoded by the coding sequence ATGCAGTTCGAGAATACGACTATCTATCTTGCTCCCCGTGGCTATGAGGAAGATCTTGCCAAGGAGCTGTCCAACGTGGTTGCGCAGCGCGGCCGCCTGTTCGTGGCAGAGGGAGCACCGCAGCAGGTGGTCTGGGCGCAGAATGTCTGGCTCGAGCCGCAGGCGATCACCATTGACTCCATCGGTGATGCTGCGCGCAAGCTCAAGGCCATTCAGCGTAACTGGTGGCTGCATAGCGCGGACCACCATCGCCGTGCCAAGCTCATACAGGACAAGCTGCCCCATGTTTCCGCCAAGCCGCTGACGTTCGGCACCCGTCCGCCGGAGGGGCAGCTCGGTTCGTGGACGTTGTGGGATGAGAATCTTGTGGTGGCATCCGCCCGTTGTTCCAGTCCCTTCCCTGACGGCGAAGTGATTTTTGTGGAAGACAAGGACGTGCCGCCCACCCGTGCCTATCTGAAGCTGTGGGAGCTGTTCACTCTTCTGGAAGTGCGCCCGCAGCCCGGTGAGCTGTGTCTTGACCTTGGCAGTTGTCCCGGCGGCTGGTCGTGGGTGCTTGCCGAGCTGGGGGCAAAGGTGTTCAGCATAGACAAATCACCGCTGGCTGACCATATCGCCCGCAACCCGAACATCAACTGGTGCAGCGGCAGTGCCTTTGCGCTGGACCCGCGCCATGCGGGTAAGGTGGACTGGCTGTTCTCCGACGTTATTTGCTACCCCGACAGGCTTCTGGAGATGGTCCGCCGCTGGATGGAGTTCGGCGAATGCCGCAACTTCGTCTGCACGGTGAAGCTGCAGGGTGATGATTACATGACTGCGGTACGTGATTTTGCCGCCATTCCCGGTTCCCGCCTGATGCACCTTTCTGCCAACAAGCATGAGCTTACGTGGGTGAAGCTGGGGTAG
- a CDS encoding ADP-ribosylglycohydrolase family protein, protein MPHLHAALLTSLAADSLALGAHWEYDQKRIEDALGRVTTLLPPKLSNQFHPNRGEGDLSHYGDQVLVLLDSVTANGRFDLHAFRDAWLARMQNYDGYLDRATRETLRNFEEGMPPESSGAQSSDFSAAARIAPLFTVYLNDLAGLVAAARAQTLMTHNSELVADGAEFFARAVYAILHGATVREGLDSAAEAGYRQLPAEDWLAFTYMSADEDARMAIARFGQSCGMKGAFHGVVHLVTHYEAEPQTALIENVMAGGDSCARGLMTGLVLGARHGELACAPEWCNELNCLPRLKEYLNRLL, encoded by the coding sequence ATGCCCCATTTACATGCCGCCCTTCTCACCTCGCTCGCCGCAGATTCGCTGGCGCTTGGCGCGCACTGGGAATATGACCAGAAACGCATTGAAGATGCCCTCGGAAGGGTCACCACCCTTCTGCCCCCCAAACTGAGCAACCAGTTCCATCCCAACCGCGGGGAAGGTGATCTTTCCCATTATGGGGATCAGGTGCTGGTGCTCCTCGATTCCGTCACGGCCAACGGCCGCTTCGACCTCCATGCCTTCCGTGATGCGTGGCTTGCCCGCATGCAGAATTACGACGGCTATCTCGACCGCGCAACACGCGAAACCCTGCGCAATTTTGAAGAAGGCATGCCACCGGAAAGCTCCGGTGCGCAGTCTTCCGACTTTTCCGCAGCAGCCCGCATAGCCCCGCTGTTCACCGTATATCTGAACGACCTTGCCGGTCTTGTTGCCGCCGCCCGTGCCCAGACGCTGATGACGCACAATTCGGAGCTGGTTGCGGACGGTGCAGAGTTCTTTGCACGGGCAGTATACGCCATTCTCCACGGTGCCACCGTGCGTGAAGGGCTCGATTCGGCAGCCGAGGCCGGATACCGCCAGCTGCCCGCCGAAGACTGGCTCGCTTTCACCTACATGTCTGCGGACGAAGACGCCCGCATGGCCATTGCCCGGTTCGGACAGTCGTGCGGCATGAAGGGCGCCTTCCACGGCGTTGTGCACCTTGTCACCCACTACGAGGCAGAACCGCAGACCGCGCTGATTGAAAACGTTATGGCCGGAGGCGATTCCTGCGCACGCGGGCTTATGACCGGCCTTGTTCTCGGAGCCCGGCACGGAGAACTGGCTTGTGCGCCTGAATGGTGCAACGAGCTGAACTGTCTGCCAAGACTTAAAGAATATCTTAACAGGCTGCTCTAG